In Oryzihumus leptocrescens, the following are encoded in one genomic region:
- a CDS encoding MFS transporter, with translation MRRARLLILASTIGMLGWGTVLPYQYAYAANTRGWGGLVAAGASSLFSIGALVAAPVAGRLTDRLDPVRVFVVAKLVAALGTGSLLLAETPGLFLAGMFVFGVGLTGAGPAQSVLVLRWVGQADRRRVFAWQFTGQALGMAVGSFVAGYLVDLHRPHGMWPAFAAAAIGFTVSAALVAATGLGPAAEPEPVARPEEAATGTGSAGIRLILASPALRWTALVTVTLALGFYAQFESGLPAYAITVLSVPERTVGTASAVNCLVIILLQMVVTRFTAGRSAPALLVVVGAIWVASWGLLALADHVPALAGALFVTAFGVFALGETMYAPVLNPLTASLAPAGMVGTTLGVFSALQTGVSAAGPLLAGLALSGGTGGVFLAAHVGISVLAVGSAWRLWVLLRRTPAEAPVASHSEPAPAPAPVA, from the coding sequence GTGAGGCGCGCCCGTCTGCTGATCCTGGCTTCGACCATCGGCATGCTCGGCTGGGGCACGGTGCTGCCCTACCAGTACGCGTATGCCGCCAACACGCGTGGGTGGGGCGGTCTCGTCGCCGCCGGGGCCTCGAGCCTGTTCTCCATCGGCGCCCTCGTGGCCGCGCCCGTGGCCGGTCGGCTCACCGACCGGCTCGACCCGGTGCGGGTGTTCGTCGTGGCCAAGCTCGTCGCCGCGCTGGGCACCGGCTCGCTGCTGCTGGCGGAGACGCCGGGCCTGTTCCTCGCCGGCATGTTCGTCTTCGGTGTCGGGCTGACCGGCGCCGGGCCGGCGCAGTCCGTGCTCGTCCTGCGGTGGGTGGGCCAGGCCGACCGTCGTCGCGTCTTCGCGTGGCAGTTCACCGGCCAGGCGCTCGGCATGGCGGTGGGCTCGTTCGTGGCGGGCTACCTCGTGGACCTGCACCGCCCCCACGGCATGTGGCCGGCCTTCGCGGCGGCGGCGATCGGGTTCACCGTCTCGGCCGCGCTCGTCGCGGCCACCGGGCTGGGCCCCGCCGCGGAGCCCGAGCCGGTCGCCCGCCCGGAGGAGGCTGCGACCGGGACCGGCTCGGCCGGCATACGGCTCATCCTGGCCAGCCCCGCGCTGCGGTGGACCGCCCTGGTCACGGTGACCCTCGCCCTGGGCTTCTACGCGCAGTTCGAGAGCGGGCTGCCGGCCTACGCGATCACCGTGCTGTCGGTGCCCGAGCGCACCGTCGGCACCGCCTCGGCGGTCAACTGCCTCGTCATCATCCTCTTGCAGATGGTCGTCACCCGGTTCACCGCCGGCCGCTCGGCGCCGGCGCTGCTGGTGGTCGTCGGCGCGATCTGGGTCGCCTCCTGGGGCCTGCTCGCGCTCGCCGACCACGTGCCGGCCCTCGCCGGGGCGCTGTTCGTGACCGCGTTCGGCGTCTTCGCGCTGGGCGAGACGATGTACGCCCCCGTGCTCAACCCGCTCACCGCCAGCCTCGCGCCGGCAGGCATGGTCGGCACCACCCTCGGCGTCTTCTCCGCGCTGCAGACCGGGGTCTCCGCAGCCGGCCCGCTGCTCGCCGGCCTCGCGCTCAGCGGGGGCACCGGGGGAGTGTTCCTCGCCGCGCACGTCGGCATCAGCGTCCTCGCCGTGGGGTCCGCCTGGCGGCTGTGGGTCCTGCTGCGTCGCACGCCGGCCGAGGCACCTGTCGCATCCCACTCCGAGCCGGCGCCTGCGCCGGCGCCGGTGGCCTGA
- a CDS encoding MarR family winged helix-turn-helix transcriptional regulator gives MSNAKRGGARRESEHQRYRADVAAYVAAGGEESVQRVITAVHGLARRMNQWYAHQLADLDLSAGEWGVLARLATSGDGGAMTPSQLAEATNVAASSMTHRLDRMAQRGLIARAADPDNRTRVLVTLTGDGWATFKAAIREANLVESDVLAPLTHAQREQLASLLEVVIAGLDEVAPG, from the coding sequence ATGAGCAACGCGAAGCGGGGTGGAGCGCGCCGGGAGTCCGAGCACCAGCGCTACCGGGCCGACGTGGCGGCCTACGTCGCCGCCGGGGGTGAGGAGTCGGTGCAGCGGGTCATCACCGCCGTGCACGGCCTGGCCCGGCGGATGAACCAGTGGTACGCCCACCAGCTGGCCGACCTCGACCTGTCCGCCGGGGAGTGGGGCGTGCTCGCCCGGCTGGCCACCTCCGGAGACGGCGGCGCGATGACGCCCAGCCAGCTCGCCGAGGCCACCAACGTCGCCGCCTCGTCGATGACCCACCGGCTGGACCGCATGGCCCAGCGGGGCCTGATCGCCCGGGCCGCCGACCCCGACAACCGCACCCGCGTGCTCGTCACGCTCACCGGGGACGGCTGGGCCACCTTCAAGGCCGCGATCCGCGAGGCCAACCTGGTCGAGTCCGACGTCCTCGCCCCGCTCACCCACGCCCAGCGCGAGCAGCTCGCCTCCCTGCTCGAGGTCGTCATCGCCGGCCTGGACGAGGTGGCCCCCGGCTGA
- the rpsO gene encoding 30S ribosomal protein S15, protein MALDAAVKKDILAEYATHEGDTGSPEVQIAMLTRRIKDLTEHAREHKHDHHSRRGLLLLVGRRKRMLRYLEATDIERYRSLIKRLGLRR, encoded by the coding sequence GTGGCCCTCGACGCTGCTGTGAAGAAGGACATCCTCGCCGAATACGCCACCCACGAGGGCGACACCGGCTCCCCCGAGGTGCAGATCGCGATGCTCACGCGTCGCATCAAGGACCTCACCGAGCACGCTCGCGAGCACAAGCACGACCACCACAGCCGGCGCGGCCTGCTGCTGCTGGTCGGCCGCCGCAAGCGCATGCTGCGCTACCTGGAGGCGACCGACATCGAGCGTTACCGCTCGCTGATCAAGCGCCTCGGTCTGCGCCGATAA